One stretch of Corynebacterium imitans DNA includes these proteins:
- a CDS encoding oxygenase MpaB family protein, producing the protein MTQTFTDNPLAANHYDRSDWPAARGDREAFVAKFGEARAKRFEQALWAMDPIADALYTSGHKSKEIMPNLREALARGEADENTLPEVKALIDDMNAALDGVDWERLERGQRAALSIPVLAQNLSLGPGALVHTYATPSIANILVNTGELTEGAVHRLAYTTNWIYSVYLKDGLKPGNVSYIHTGMVRAMHAHVRRVQTQLGLDTSDWGAPISEFDMFRTWFDFTYIAFTYLRNLGYRLTLEEEQDLFYLWRVVGVMLGIPRDILEPETDIDASQESIDAIHFIDGEPNEASHALVEALFSGFRTNVKQLLPFSDESIDDWMYAATRIMHGDEVADIYDVPHAASRPFVELDLPLVQQRFDLLRANPEALEQEVKQNHQTLLDALTEETSYMGQDEGIKMSDGAYRPGA; encoded by the coding sequence ATGACTCAGACATTCACTGATAACCCGTTGGCCGCGAACCACTACGACCGTTCTGACTGGCCGGCGGCGCGCGGCGACCGTGAGGCATTCGTCGCAAAGTTCGGCGAAGCCCGAGCCAAGCGCTTCGAGCAGGCACTGTGGGCGATGGACCCCATCGCCGATGCGCTCTACACCAGCGGACACAAGAGCAAAGAGATTATGCCGAACCTGCGCGAGGCGCTTGCCCGAGGTGAGGCCGACGAGAACACCTTGCCCGAGGTCAAGGCGCTTATCGACGATATGAACGCGGCCCTCGACGGCGTGGACTGGGAGCGCCTGGAGCGCGGCCAGCGCGCGGCGCTGTCCATCCCGGTGCTCGCGCAGAACCTCTCGCTCGGCCCTGGCGCGCTGGTCCACACCTACGCCACCCCGTCGATTGCCAACATCCTGGTCAACACCGGCGAGCTCACCGAGGGCGCGGTACACCGCCTGGCGTACACCACCAACTGGATCTACTCCGTCTACCTGAAGGACGGGCTGAAGCCGGGCAACGTCAGCTACATCCACACCGGCATGGTGCGTGCGATGCACGCACACGTGCGCCGCGTGCAGACTCAGCTGGGCCTGGACACCTCTGACTGGGGTGCGCCGATCAGCGAGTTCGACATGTTCCGCACCTGGTTCGACTTCACCTACATCGCCTTTACCTACCTGCGTAACCTGGGCTACCGCCTCACGCTGGAGGAGGAGCAAGACCTCTTCTACCTGTGGCGCGTCGTCGGTGTCATGCTCGGTATTCCGCGCGACATTCTGGAGCCGGAGACGGATATCGACGCATCCCAGGAAAGCATCGACGCGATCCACTTCATCGACGGCGAACCGAACGAGGCCTCCCACGCGCTTGTGGAGGCGCTGTTCAGCGGGTTCCGCACCAACGTTAAGCAGCTGCTGCCGTTCTCGGACGAGTCCATCGACGACTGGATGTACGCCGCCACCCGCATCATGCACGGCGATGAGGTGGCCGATATCTATGACGTGCCGCACGCGGCCTCGCGTCCTTTCGTCGAGCTCGACCTGCCGCTCGTCCAGCAACGCTTCGACCTGCTGCGTGCGAACCCGGAGGCGCTGGAGCAGGAGGTCAAGCAGAACCACCAGACACTGCTGGACGCTCTGACCGAAGAAACCTCCTATATGGGCCAGGACGAAGGCATCAAAATGAGCGATGGCGCTTACAGGCCAGGCGCTTAG
- a CDS encoding PDR/VanB family oxidoreductase, with protein sequence MKNFAMEVAMGYGKGMGGFSALFGGKKKQNDPNAADREAAFNSRQPASAPPAAPPTQAPAQTDSEEIIELVATDVERAHGIALITLETQDGSPLPGYEPGCHADFLLRTPEGEELVRQFSLYPTHYLGKEPGTQRATYGIEVKLEDNSRGGSIAAHNIEPGDTVRIHPPRNNFALAEGAKRSILVGAGVGIAPIFSLARELQIQEADYSVLYFASSEERALMRHLIDTYLQGQTKSIFATGEREKQSGYIEEALAESNVLPEDTHLYVCGPQGFMDSVIATASKVLPKENIHFEAFRATEEVLAGNHEADGAFDVIFNGETYHIPEGESVLDVFEDEDVPILSQCSEGTCGTCIMRVVDGTPDHRDSVFTEERHENGAFATCVSRALSPTLTLERWRTKL encoded by the coding sequence ATGAAGAATTTCGCAATGGAGGTCGCGATGGGATACGGCAAGGGTATGGGCGGTTTTTCCGCACTCTTTGGAGGCAAGAAGAAGCAGAACGACCCGAATGCGGCAGACCGAGAAGCCGCGTTTAATAGCCGGCAACCCGCTTCCGCACCCCCAGCCGCACCCCCGACCCAAGCCCCTGCCCAAACAGACTCCGAAGAAATCATCGAGCTAGTCGCCACCGACGTCGAACGCGCCCACGGCATTGCGCTGATCACGCTTGAAACGCAGGACGGTTCCCCGCTGCCCGGGTACGAGCCCGGCTGCCACGCCGACTTTCTGCTCCGCACGCCGGAAGGGGAAGAACTTGTCCGGCAGTTCTCCCTCTACCCAACCCACTACTTAGGAAAAGAACCCGGCACCCAGCGCGCTACCTATGGCATTGAAGTCAAGCTGGAGGACAATTCGCGCGGCGGATCGATCGCGGCGCACAATATCGAGCCCGGCGACACCGTTCGTATCCACCCTCCGCGAAACAATTTTGCACTGGCCGAAGGGGCAAAACGTTCGATCCTTGTCGGTGCCGGCGTGGGTATCGCCCCGATCTTCTCGCTTGCGCGAGAGCTGCAGATCCAGGAGGCGGACTATTCGGTGCTCTACTTCGCTTCTAGCGAGGAGCGCGCGCTGATGCGCCACCTCATCGACACCTACCTGCAGGGCCAGACGAAGAGCATCTTCGCCACCGGCGAGCGCGAGAAGCAGTCCGGGTACATCGAGGAGGCGCTCGCGGAGTCCAACGTGCTGCCGGAGGACACGCACCTGTATGTGTGTGGGCCGCAGGGATTCATGGACAGCGTCATTGCCACTGCGAGCAAGGTGCTCCCTAAGGAAAACATCCACTTCGAAGCGTTCCGGGCGACCGAGGAAGTACTCGCGGGCAACCACGAAGCCGACGGTGCCTTCGACGTGATCTTCAACGGCGAGACCTACCACATCCCCGAGGGCGAATCCGTCCTCGACGTGTTCGAGGACGAGGACGTGCCGATCCTGTCCCAGTGCAGCGAAGGCACCTGCGGCACCTGCATCATGCGGGTTGTCGACGGCACCCCCGACCACCGCGACAGCGTCTTTACCGAGGAGCGCCACGAAAACGGCGCCTTCGCTACCTGTGTCTCACGTGCGCTCTCCCCCACGCTCACGCTCGAGCGCTGGCGCACCAAGCTCTAG
- a CDS encoding oxygenase MpaB family protein yields the protein MTASTEAREEQGYQNPVRPEVLPMSDNPYEDFRYFYRDGMPLRPAPKRRTSRPGWSKLRHNLFDRWHTVADDWDGYDSFQTKLLDDHMWQTDETGAKLAEAFKRDGAEKSRADFETALNEGIDKVADPASELVDFFAEVDNVPDWIDLEAAERGRIAYYNVTPSSELLSIAFAYWATTMEDRTSAATGETAMFEIESFTRIIETVKFFVDLGKKGVFDRYSDGLKAAVRVRLLHAQANRGLEKLWGPDHYNEFGRPIGSSFLVSGEGWFALMPIGVDEFFGRPHTGEEWDDVAMYWAWVLYLMGAEERLIPKTGDEMRKMTDFIYANGGYSSMYHVRVATALMGILEDLDPQMPGQVLGALSLIIGDEETQFMVKGSRFEGTRYLHWKIAFLLKAKAEAVIYRVLDKLPGAKARKVKKAADGNPPWSDVLKQIEDYIAEKAPDVKAEYKLHDTSKEGLR from the coding sequence ATGACTGCCAGTACAGAAGCCCGCGAGGAGCAGGGCTACCAGAACCCGGTGCGTCCGGAGGTTCTGCCGATGTCGGACAATCCCTACGAGGATTTCCGTTACTTCTACCGCGACGGGATGCCGCTGCGCCCGGCACCGAAGCGCCGGACGAGCCGCCCGGGCTGGTCCAAGCTGCGCCACAACCTCTTTGACCGTTGGCACACCGTGGCCGACGACTGGGACGGCTACGACAGCTTCCAGACCAAGCTGCTGGATGACCACATGTGGCAGACCGATGAGACGGGCGCGAAGCTGGCCGAGGCCTTCAAGCGTGACGGGGCGGAGAAGTCCCGCGCCGACTTTGAAACGGCGCTGAACGAGGGCATCGACAAGGTCGCGGACCCGGCATCGGAGCTCGTCGACTTCTTCGCGGAAGTGGACAATGTGCCGGACTGGATCGACCTTGAAGCCGCAGAACGCGGTCGTATCGCCTACTACAACGTCACCCCGTCCTCGGAGTTGCTGTCCATCGCTTTTGCCTACTGGGCCACCACGATGGAGGACCGCACCTCGGCAGCAACCGGCGAGACCGCCATGTTCGAAATTGAGTCCTTCACCCGCATCATTGAGACGGTGAAGTTCTTCGTCGACCTGGGTAAGAAGGGCGTGTTCGACCGCTACAGCGACGGCCTCAAGGCTGCGGTGCGCGTTCGCCTGCTCCACGCCCAGGCGAACCGCGGCCTGGAGAAGCTCTGGGGGCCGGATCACTACAACGAGTTCGGCCGCCCGATCGGTTCCTCCTTCCTCGTCTCCGGCGAAGGCTGGTTCGCGCTCATGCCGATCGGCGTCGACGAGTTCTTCGGTCGCCCCCACACCGGCGAGGAGTGGGACGACGTTGCCATGTACTGGGCCTGGGTGCTCTACCTCATGGGCGCGGAGGAGCGTCTCATCCCCAAGACGGGCGATGAGATGCGCAAGATGACCGACTTCATCTACGCCAACGGCGGGTACTCCTCGATGTACCACGTGCGCGTGGCCACCGCTCTGATGGGCATCCTCGAGGACCTGGACCCGCAGATGCCGGGGCAGGTGCTTGGTGCCCTGTCGCTGATTATCGGCGACGAGGAAACGCAGTTCATGGTGAAGGGCTCTCGCTTTGAGGGGACCCGCTACCTACATTGGAAGATTGCGTTCCTGCTCAAGGCGAAGGCGGAAGCGGTGATCTACCGCGTACTTGACAAGCTCCCCGGAGCGAAGGCGAGGAAGGTGAAGAAGGCTGCGGACGGCAACCCGCCGTGGTCTGACGTGCTCAAGCAGATCGAGGACTACATCGCGGAGAAGGCCCCGGACGTCAAGGCCGAGTACAAACTGCACGACACCTCGAAGGAAGGCCTGCGCTAA
- a CDS encoding DMT family transporter — MLVAVAMLVGAIVPVQTAINTRFRQSVGSPIGATFISFILAVAASSIIAAIATHTLVPDLALVASEPWWVWLGGFMGVMFIAGNIVLFPELGAVQTTILPILGQVLMGLLVDATGLFRYPQTPVGPLRLLGALIVLIGIAMVLEVGRGVPLHGTARGSRAWALRAFGVLMGMGSATQTAVNGYLGKVLHSPIQAGQISLAVGLIVLLVLVVVLPAPRAAVASGVAPGPWWMWLGGLLGAVFVFGGATLSPILGTGTTVIGSLVGMIICGQLLESFGIGGGKKGLPTPFRLAGLAIVLVGVAMVRLL; from the coding sequence ATGCTGGTCGCCGTGGCCATGCTGGTCGGGGCGATCGTTCCCGTCCAGACCGCTATTAACACCCGCTTTCGCCAAAGCGTGGGTTCGCCGATCGGGGCGACCTTTATCTCCTTCATCCTTGCAGTGGCAGCTTCTTCCATCATTGCCGCCATAGCCACACACACCCTGGTCCCGGACCTGGCGCTCGTCGCCTCCGAACCCTGGTGGGTGTGGCTTGGCGGCTTTATGGGCGTGATGTTCATCGCCGGCAACATCGTGCTCTTCCCAGAGCTCGGCGCGGTGCAGACCACGATCCTGCCCATCTTGGGGCAAGTGCTCATGGGGCTGCTTGTCGACGCCACCGGGCTCTTTCGCTACCCCCAAACCCCAGTCGGACCGCTCAGGCTACTCGGCGCCCTCATCGTGCTCATCGGCATTGCGATGGTGCTGGAGGTTGGTCGTGGGGTGCCGCTGCACGGCACCGCCCGCGGTTCGCGCGCCTGGGCGCTGCGTGCCTTCGGCGTGCTGATGGGGATGGGGTCTGCGACGCAGACCGCCGTCAACGGATACCTGGGCAAGGTGCTGCATAGCCCGATCCAGGCCGGGCAGATTTCCTTGGCCGTGGGCTTGATTGTGCTTTTGGTTTTGGTGGTCGTGCTGCCCGCACCTCGCGCAGCAGTGGCCTCCGGCGTTGCACCGGGGCCGTGGTGGATGTGGCTGGGCGGGCTGCTCGGTGCCGTCTTCGTCTTCGGCGGCGCGACACTATCGCCCATCCTGGGCACTGGCACCACCGTGATCGGCTCGCTCGTCGGCATGATCATCTGCGGCCAGCTGCTCGAATCTTTCGGTATCGGCGGCGGTAAGAAGGGGCTGCCCACGCCATTTAGGCTCGCGGGCCTGGCAATCGTGCTGGTAGGCGTGGCCATGGTGCGTCTGCTCTGA
- a CDS encoding pyruvate carboxylase subunit B, translated as MVALKPEELSTESLAEIFAAGGRPENSEREIKIIDTTLRDAHQSIWATRMRTEHMMDLLDDITNAGFEHVDLVAPIQFDVPVRYLREDPWERVRKVHENAAPGTKFRAMVRSRNLASFDFLPDDVIHAWVERLYANGFRVIGAFDGLNDIDNIADTLILAKELGAETYGCLSYCLSPVHTDELYIDKAQELVERTDVDRIMLKDAGGLLTPDRMKTLIPAIRSAIGEDLPLEVHTHSLTGLSPLTYIYAAELGVDSIHTSIAPLANGQGQPATQALARDLRALGYKVNIDDERVDKVSKKLQEIADREDKPVGKPRAYDGVHYMHQLPGGMLTNFESQLATAGLSDRFEDLLYETARVREELAYPIMITPFAQFVGTQAVMNVISGERYSVVPNEIKKYALGHYGEPLAPIDPDALEKIKKNGSHEIQEGRPELEPALPGLKEQYPDDDIDTILLRANIPGNNVDEMKRFVAEGRAGQGEGIAGGELTKLVQKIYETTTTGEFHLKSDDLEINLTKKGDK; from the coding sequence ATGGTTGCTCTCAAACCAGAGGAACTAAGCACAGAAAGTCTCGCCGAGATTTTTGCTGCGGGTGGTCGCCCGGAGAACAGCGAGCGTGAAATTAAGATCATCGACACCACACTGCGTGATGCGCATCAGTCCATCTGGGCTACCCGTATGCGTACCGAGCACATGATGGATCTGCTCGACGACATCACCAACGCCGGCTTCGAGCACGTAGACCTCGTCGCTCCGATTCAGTTCGATGTGCCGGTGCGTTACCTCAGGGAGGACCCCTGGGAGCGTGTCCGCAAGGTGCACGAGAACGCAGCGCCGGGCACGAAGTTCCGCGCCATGGTGCGTTCGCGCAACCTGGCGTCCTTCGATTTCCTGCCGGACGATGTCATCCACGCATGGGTCGAGCGTCTCTACGCTAACGGCTTCCGCGTGATCGGTGCTTTCGATGGCCTGAACGACATTGACAACATTGCGGATACGCTGATCCTGGCCAAGGAGCTGGGTGCTGAGACCTACGGCTGCCTGTCCTACTGCTTGAGCCCGGTACATACCGACGAGCTCTACATTGACAAGGCACAGGAGCTGGTCGAGCGCACCGACGTCGACCGCATCATGCTCAAGGACGCCGGTGGCCTGCTCACCCCGGACCGCATGAAGACGCTGATCCCAGCGATCCGCAGCGCGATCGGCGAGGACCTCCCGCTCGAGGTGCACACCCACTCTCTGACCGGTCTGTCCCCGCTGACCTACATCTACGCTGCCGAGCTGGGCGTGGACTCCATCCACACCTCTATTGCTCCGCTGGCAAACGGCCAGGGTCAGCCGGCAACCCAGGCGCTTGCACGCGACCTGCGCGCACTGGGCTACAAGGTCAATATCGACGACGAGCGCGTGGATAAAGTCAGCAAGAAGCTGCAGGAGATCGCGGACCGCGAGGACAAGCCCGTGGGCAAGCCGCGCGCCTACGACGGCGTGCACTACATGCACCAGCTGCCGGGCGGCATGCTCACCAACTTTGAGTCCCAGCTGGCAACCGCAGGCCTGTCAGACCGCTTCGAGGACCTGCTCTACGAGACCGCGCGCGTGCGCGAAGAGCTCGCGTACCCGATCATGATCACGCCTTTCGCCCAGTTCGTGGGCACCCAGGCCGTGATGAACGTGATCTCGGGCGAGCGCTACTCCGTCGTGCCGAACGAGATCAAGAAGTACGCGCTCGGCCACTATGGCGAGCCGCTCGCACCGATCGACCCGGACGCGCTGGAGAAGATCAAGAAGAACGGCTCCCACGAGATCCAGGAGGGCCGCCCCGAGCTCGAGCCCGCGCTGCCCGGCCTGAAGGAGCAGTACCCGGACGACGACATCGACACGATCCTGTTGCGCGCGAACATCCCGGGTAACAACGTCGATGAGATGAAGCGCTTCGTCGCCGAAGGCCGCGCTGGCCAGGGCGAAGGCATCGCCGGCGGCGAGCTGACCAAGCTGGTCCAGAAGATCTACGAAACCACCACGACGGGCGAGTTCCACCTCAAGTCCGACGACCTTGAAATCAACCTCACCAAAAAAGGAGACAAGTAA
- the accC gene encoding acetyl-CoA carboxylase biotin carboxylase subunit encodes MTDLLGSVLIANRGEIALRIIRACKELGIKSVLAYSEGDRDSLPVKEADKAVCIGPANAAKSYNSPELVVSAAMAYKVDAIHPGYGFLSEKADFVKMVEDEGIGFVGPSSEHIRRMGDKIEAKRIAQSAGVPTVPGSDGVVTEFDEALEVAKETGFPLLIKAAAGGGGRGMRVVESEETLEKDLNEIMNEAQSAFNDSSVYIERYLTDIRHIEIQVLADGENAIALGERDCTSQRRNQKLIEEAPSPAIDDELREGLQQAAINLCKEVGYKNAGTVEFVFDNIERKYYFIEMNTRIQVEHPVTEMITGVDLIQEQLRIASGQKLRLTQDDVEIRGHAIECRINAEDPNENFAPRPGTIEHFRAPGGFGVRMDSHIESGYTIPPFYDSMVGKLICWAEDRDAAIERTLRALGELTTDGVVTTGPFQAFLLNSEQFRSGDINTGYVAKMLESAGEIPTEE; translated from the coding sequence ATGACTGATTTGTTGGGGAGCGTGCTCATCGCGAACCGCGGTGAGATCGCACTTCGCATCATCCGTGCTTGCAAGGAGCTCGGTATCAAGTCCGTGTTGGCCTACTCGGAGGGCGACCGCGATTCGCTGCCGGTGAAAGAGGCGGACAAGGCCGTCTGCATCGGCCCGGCCAACGCTGCCAAGAGCTACAACAGCCCCGAGCTGGTTGTCTCCGCGGCGATGGCATACAAGGTTGACGCCATCCACCCCGGCTACGGCTTCCTGTCCGAGAAGGCGGACTTTGTCAAGATGGTCGAAGACGAGGGCATCGGCTTCGTCGGCCCCTCGTCCGAGCACATCCGCCGCATGGGCGACAAGATCGAGGCAAAGCGCATCGCACAAAGCGCCGGCGTGCCCACGGTGCCCGGCTCGGACGGCGTGGTCACTGAGTTCGACGAGGCGCTGGAGGTAGCCAAGGAAACCGGCTTCCCGCTGCTGATCAAGGCCGCTGCCGGTGGCGGTGGTCGCGGTATGCGCGTGGTGGAGTCCGAGGAGACGCTGGAGAAGGACCTCAACGAGATCATGAACGAGGCACAGTCCGCGTTCAATGATTCGTCGGTCTACATCGAGCGCTACCTTACCGACATTCGCCACATCGAGATCCAGGTGCTTGCCGACGGCGAGAACGCCATCGCACTGGGGGAGCGCGACTGCACCTCGCAGCGCCGCAACCAGAAGCTCATCGAGGAAGCGCCTTCCCCGGCGATCGACGATGAGCTGCGCGAGGGTCTCCAGCAGGCAGCGATCAACCTGTGCAAGGAGGTCGGCTACAAGAACGCCGGCACGGTGGAGTTCGTGTTCGACAACATCGAGCGCAAGTACTACTTCATCGAGATGAACACCCGTATCCAGGTGGAGCACCCGGTCACCGAAATGATCACTGGCGTGGACCTGATCCAGGAGCAGCTGCGTATCGCCTCCGGGCAGAAGCTGCGTCTGACCCAGGACGATGTGGAGATTCGTGGCCACGCTATCGAGTGCCGCATCAACGCGGAGGACCCGAACGAGAACTTCGCGCCGCGCCCGGGCACAATCGAGCACTTCCGTGCTCCCGGCGGCTTCGGCGTCCGCATGGATTCGCACATCGAATCCGGCTACACCATCCCGCCGTTCTACGACTCGATGGTGGGCAAGCTCATCTGCTGGGCAGAGGATCGCGACGCCGCGATCGAGCGCACCCTGCGCGCGCTCGGCGAGCTGACCACCGACGGCGTGGTGACCACCGGCCCGTTCCAGGCCTTCCTGCTCAACAGCGAGCAGTTCCGGAGCGGTGACATCAACACCGGTTACGTCGCCAAGATGCTCGAGTCAGCAGGCGAGATCCCGACCGAGGAGTAG
- a CDS encoding MFS transporter, with protein MSTTSIQPATAEHHHEYPADRKSLGASLVGQILEWFEWSSYAVFAPFIAAAMFHKADQTSALLATFGVFAVGFLVRPLGGIIFGHIADRKGRKSVLMTTIIMMAVASVAIGLLPSYDTVGIWASVGLLLIRVVQGFAHGGESAAANSYIPEIAPPSKRGKWGSMVYVSIFGGSVIAYVIGGCISLVLSDDQIAAWGWRIPFWLSAAAAAFALYMRRNMKESDHFTELDEAVANKDDDRRAHEAVEQSVNRRPVVFNILLVIGMVSGVTASHYTWTSYVSTYAISQQGMSTQGAYWVTVFAQSAGLIALPLWGALSDKIGRKPVMYIFAILLAILQLPLMGLIDDRPWTLLVASTIAIIVVAAGGALLSSIMSEVFPTDQRTRSIGLAYSISVAVFGGTAPYIFQWFIAHDMAWASGTYVIAMAILTLISMYILPETKGIDLRHA; from the coding sequence GTGTCTACAACTTCGATCCAGCCCGCCACGGCGGAGCATCACCACGAGTACCCGGCGGACAGAAAGTCCCTCGGTGCCAGCCTCGTTGGCCAGATCCTGGAATGGTTTGAGTGGAGCTCGTACGCGGTGTTCGCACCGTTCATCGCCGCCGCGATGTTCCACAAGGCCGACCAGACCTCTGCGCTTCTGGCCACCTTCGGTGTCTTCGCCGTCGGCTTCCTCGTCCGCCCACTCGGCGGCATCATCTTCGGCCACATCGCCGACCGCAAGGGCCGCAAGTCGGTCCTGATGACCACCATCATCATGATGGCGGTCGCCTCCGTCGCAATCGGCCTGCTGCCCTCGTATGACACTGTGGGCATCTGGGCCTCCGTGGGCCTGCTGCTCATCCGCGTCGTCCAGGGCTTCGCTCACGGCGGCGAGTCCGCCGCGGCAAACAGCTACATCCCGGAGATCGCTCCGCCGTCTAAGCGCGGCAAGTGGGGCTCGATGGTCTACGTCTCCATCTTCGGTGGCTCGGTCATCGCCTATGTCATCGGCGGCTGCATCTCGCTCGTGCTTTCCGACGACCAGATCGCCGCGTGGGGCTGGCGCATCCCGTTCTGGCTCAGCGCTGCCGCCGCAGCGTTCGCACTGTACATGCGCCGCAACATGAAGGAGTCTGACCACTTCACCGAGCTCGACGAGGCAGTCGCTAACAAGGACGATGACCGTCGCGCCCACGAGGCCGTGGAGCAAAGCGTCAACCGCCGCCCGGTCGTCTTCAACATCCTGCTGGTCATCGGTATGGTCTCCGGTGTCACTGCATCCCACTACACCTGGACGTCCTACGTTTCCACCTACGCCATCTCGCAGCAGGGCATGTCCACCCAGGGTGCCTACTGGGTCACCGTCTTCGCCCAGTCCGCCGGCCTGATCGCCCTACCGCTGTGGGGTGCCCTGTCCGACAAGATCGGCCGCAAGCCGGTGATGTACATCTTTGCCATCCTGCTGGCGATCCTGCAGCTGCCGCTCATGGGCCTTATCGACGACCGCCCGTGGACCCTGCTGGTCGCCTCCACCATTGCCATCATCGTGGTCGCCGCCGGCGGCGCGCTGCTGTCCTCGATCATGTCCGAGGTCTTCCCCACTGACCAGCGCACCCGCTCCATCGGCCTGGCCTACTCCATCTCGGTGGCGGTCTTCGGTGGTACCGCACCGTACATCTTCCAGTGGTTTATCGCCCACGACATGGCTTGGGCCTCCGGCACCTACGTCATTGCTATGGCCATCCTGACCCTGATCAGCATGTACATCCTGCCGGAGACGAAGGGGATCGACCTGCGCCACGCTTAA
- the accB gene encoding acetyl-CoA carboxylase biotin carboxyl carrier protein, with amino-acid sequence MSDTNFNELKSLLEWVNQSGDIEELSIKYGDIELALSKTPGGLSHLKAAPAPAPQAAPAPAAPEAAPAPQAAPAPAAPEAAPAPEAAPEAAPAPAAEAPADGVEVKAPMVGTFYAAPKPGADPFVKVGDEVEVGQVLCIVEVMKLMNNIEAKVAGTVKQILVDNEDAVEHGQPLMIIDPK; translated from the coding sequence ATGTCTGATACCAACTTCAACGAGCTGAAGTCCCTCCTCGAGTGGGTCAACCAGTCCGGCGACATCGAAGAGCTGTCCATTAAGTACGGCGACATTGAGCTCGCCTTGTCCAAGACTCCGGGTGGCCTGAGCCACCTCAAGGCTGCTCCGGCACCGGCCCCGCAGGCCGCACCGGCACCGGCCGCACCGGAAGCTGCCCCGGCTCCGCAGGCCGCACCGGCACCGGCGGCTCCGGAAGCTGCTCCGGCACCGGAGGCCGCGCCCGAGGCTGCCCCGGCGCCCGCCGCTGAGGCTCCGGCCGACGGCGTCGAGGTGAAGGCCCCGATGGTGGGTACCTTCTACGCTGCGCCGAAGCCCGGCGCTGACCCGTTCGTCAAGGTCGGCGACGAGGTCGAGGTGGGCCAGGTGCTCTGCATCGTCGAGGTCATGAAGCTGATGAACAACATCGAGGCAAAGGTTGCCGGTACCGTCAAGCAGATCCTCGTGGACAACGAGGATGCTGTCGAGCACGGCCAGCCGCTCATGATCATCGACCCGAAGTAG